The sequence below is a genomic window from Vigna radiata var. radiata cultivar VC1973A unplaced genomic scaffold, Vradiata_ver6 scaffold_7, whole genome shotgun sequence.
cttctttttctttctctcttttatgtCTTTACATTCCAAAACATTCTTTGCAGCAATCTCAGTCAACTTCGCTGCAACGAGAAAGACCgacaaatattacaaatttttaaagagGGTCTTATTAATTCATCCAACAATCTCATTTCATGGTCTACTCAACAAGACTGTTGTCAATGGCAAGGAGTTTACTGTGACAATACCTCAAGCAGAGTAACAAAACTTGATCTATCCTATCAATCTCTACAAGGTGAAATCAAGTTATCTTTGTTGGAACTTCAATTTCTATATCATTTGAATTTAAGCTATAACTACTTTAATGTTATTAGCATTCCACCAATTCAGAATGATGTTATATTTAGCTCTAACCTCCATTACCTTGACTTATCCCATACCTATATTTCCATGGATAATTTTCATTGGCTTTCTCAACTTTCTTCGCTCACATATCTTGACCTTAGTAATACAAATCTTGGTAATGTTACTGATGGGCTTCAGTCGTTGGTTATGCTCCCTTCTTTGTCCGTCTTAATATTGAGTTATTGTGAATTAAATATCACTTCGTCTCTCAAAGATGTGAATTTTACTTCACTTGTAACTCTTGATCTCTCAGGCAACTATTTCACCTCAAAATCATTACAGTGGTTGTTTAATCTTAGTAGTGGCATCTCTCATCTTGACCTTGGTGGAATTTATTTATCTGGGAATTTCGATCTTCGATGGCTTTCTCAACTTCATTCTGTGAAATATCTTAACCTTTATGGAATTGATCTTCACAAAGAAACCAACTGGCTCTTAGCCATGCCTGCTTCACTATCAGACCTACACTTGAGCAATTGTCAACTAACCAACATAAGTCCATCTTTAAAGCATGTGAATCTTACTTCACTTGTCACTCTTGATCtttctttcaacaattttaaCTCTGAATTGCCACATTGGTTGTTTAATCTCAGTCGTGATCTCTCTCATCTTCATCTTAAATACTGTAGTTTATACGGTGAAATACCTTCAAGTTTGTTCAACTACCAGAATTTGGAATACCTTGATCTATCGGGCAACATGTTTTCCGGTTCGATtcctttgaatttgggaaatctCACATATTTGGTTTCCTTAAAAATTGACTATAATTCCTTTTCTGGTACAATAACTGACATGCATTTTTCCAGGCTCCATAATTTAAAAGAGTTGGACTTGAGCAACACAAGGTTTACATTTCATTTCAATCCTGAATGGATTCCTCTGTTTCAACTTAAAATTCTTCATTTGGATGATACAAATCCAGGTCCTCAATTTCCATCATGGATATATACACAAAAGTCACTTTCTGTTTTATCCATGTCTAGCTCAAAATTGTCATTTGTAGCAGAGGAAAAGTTTTGTGGCTTAATAACTGGTATTGACACTGTTATCGATTTATCCAACAACTCAATTAGTGGAGAAATATCGAACACTTTTCTAAATTCTTTCCGTATAAAATTAGGCCATAATAATTTCACAGGAACACTCCCTCATTTATCACCAGAAGTCGGTTATGTGGATTTATCTCATAACTCTTTCACAGGATCGGTTCCACATGCTTGGAAGAAGTTggaatatttgttttttatcagTTTGTGGAATAATAATTTATTCGGTGAAGTTCTTGAGATACTCTCATGTTGGAGGTATTTGGAAGTTATAAAccttgaaaaaaatgaattttttggAGTTATACCAAACAACATGTCCAAATACTTAGAAGTGGTGATATTAAGATCTAATAAATTTGAGGGAAGTATTCCGTCTCAATTATTCCTTCTCTCTGCTTTGATTCATTTGGATCTTGCCCACAATAAGCTTTCAGGATCAATTCCTCAGATTACGTATAACATAACAGACATGATGGTAGATAATTATTCAACACCTCTACTAGCTGAAGATGGCAACATTGATTTCTATCAAAAAGGTCAAGTTTATGATCGTGAACTTGACTTGGACAGGCGAACTATTGACCTTTCGGCTAACAAGATATCTGGAGAGATTCCTTCGGAATTATTTAGGCTGATTAGAGTTCAAACATTGAATTTATCTTATAATCATTTGACTGGAACAATACCAAAGACAATTGGAGGAATGAAAAATCTGGAATCTCTTGATCTCTCTAATAATAAGCTTTTTGGAGAAATTCCAGAAAACATGGCTACCTTGACTTTTCTGAGTTATTTGAACCTATCATGCAACAATTTTTCTGGACAAATTCCAATAGGGACTCAACTTCAAAGTTTTAGTGTATCAAGCTATGATGGGAACCCGGAACTTTGTGGAGATCCTCTTAAAAAGTGTAGcatgaaaaaaattgatgttaatagAATCGAACAGAGAATGAAGGAAGATGGTGAATTTGACGAAGAATCACTTTATCTTGGAATGGGAGTTGGGTTTGCAGTTGGATTTTGTGGTCTTTTTGGTTCTTTGCTCAGTTTTAGAAAATGGAGACACAAATACTATCGATTGCTCAATCGAATGTACGACCAACTTTATGTTACTTACATGCTCAAATTCAATAACTTTCTTAACAGAGAAGCACTGCAGTGAGTTCAGGTTAGTAAAACTAATATTACagttttagttattattttactgttatttatactaatttagGAGAAAATATCGTACTCTaggaaattaaattgatttacgATGTTGTCTTTGGAGCTGAAAAGATAGGCTATAAATCTGTGATATTTTTATTGCAACCTAATGCTTACAATGTGTTTATTTTGAACCTGTAgatgtttgtttgaaaattgtaGTTAAATATTTATCTGGCATAGGCTCGACGTGTCGGTGATCTTTGATATATGACATAAAGTGGAGGATCATTCGAAGCTTAGCTCTGGATTCTGAATGATGCCATGAAGTACCTTGGTCCAACTATTGTCCACAACCGTTTTGCTGTTCAATTTCTGAATTTCCGTTAATTATTAGTTCTgttgttatatgtttttatcaAGATAACGAGATTGGGCTTCTTCAAGTACATCGTTGTGTAGCCTTGTTGAATAGGTGATTGGCAAAGCTTATTTACTTTGTACTATACGTTAAATGTTGGAGTATTTAATTGGAATATATTCATCTAAAATGTGGTTACATGGTGCAAAAGTTTCCTTAAATTTCTCAAGCTCCTTCAAGTAATTTGgaaattctttttcattaatttaagaGCTTGATTTATTCTTGaggtatttaaaatattttaataataagcTTGTGTAACAGAATGAATATAACTAAAATCTACCTTTGTTTGAGTTGTCAGATGTTGTGCCATAGATGGTGTCAGATTATGAGATCGAtattagctttttttttttttttgtataactTTTTCTTCGTGTTCTTTTGTTCCCTTGTTTATgacattttgatttgaaatgCGCTAGTATCTTGCAATCCTAGCAGATTACTTTTCGTTGTAATTAGTATGTTCtcagaaattttttattacatcatGGATAAAAcctcttaaatatatatatatatatatatatatatatatatatatatatatatatatatatatatatatatactatgtttttgaattatttaaaaatatgtgtaATGACCTGATCGGTCAAGCaaacacaagaagaaaaaaaagaaagaaaaaaattttcattttattattttttatattttctcatttcttatGTGTGAAATGTGGAGTTTAGTTTGGAGAAAAGGGTAGAACCGAAAATAGAAGTATAGGAGTACATAAGCAAATATGTGGGTGCAGTGAGAAAAAGCTAAACACATGAAAATGGGGTGCATATAGGAAAACGTCGTGGTGCAGAATGTAGAGCGCATGAACGAAATAAAAGAAGTGGGGTGTGTGCTTAGTGAAATCGCAGTGCAGAAACTTTAACATATGGGaatgcatgaaaataattaaataagcgAGATGTGGAggtatgaaaattaattatagagGTGCAGATAATGATACTAGATAAGCAAAAACCGTAACGTAAGCCATCTAtcttaattcttaaaaaaaaaaaggttaaatatgcttttagtccctgaaatttcactgatttttgggtttagtccctgcatgaaacttTGATAGCATTTAGTCCTCGTAGTATGGAAACAGGTACGTTTAGTCCCTAATTTTGGACGGCGTTAAGTTTTTGGAGATGTTGGTAACGGCACAGCCACGTCACCACTGTCCACTGCATGCCacgtagttttattttaaattattttggatgagGTTTTTGGTTTGCACGTGTGGGAAGTTACTAGATGAATTAGGATTGGGATTACATAATCACTTAGGTTTTTAAGTGTCAAATTGGGTTTTTGCAATTGGGGAAAAGTGAGGTTTCGGGAAACATTGCACTGTAGTAACAAATCCTGTAGTTGTTACAGTTGGGATTTAATAGGAATACCCTGTAGGCATGCTATTGCTACAATTAATTACAAAGTTCAAAACCCTGAAGATTATGTCCATGTTTACTACAAGAAACCAACTTATGTCACCTGTTATGCCCCTGAAATAGTTCCAATAAATGGGCAACAAATGTGGCCAACATCTGAAAACACCCCTTTACTCCTCCCTCCAATTTACAAAACACCTCCTGGGAGGCCAAAAAAATTGAGAAGAAGAGAGGCAGATGAACCTGTGAGGCATACAAAATTGTCCAAGAAGCAGGCTATTATGAAGTGCAGCAGTTGCAAAGAGTATGGGCACAATGTAAGATCATGTAAAAGGAAGAACAGATATAAGGTAAACAATTTGTCTATTACAACTTCACCTAATTATTTACACAAGATGACATCTAATGTTGCTTACTGTTTTTTGTAGAACACAAGGGGCAATTCAAGTTTGGGAGGATCTGGTAGCAGGCCTAGATATGAAGTAGAAGCACCACCATCATCTTCACAAGGAGCTGCAGCTGAAGCAACATCAACAGCACATAGTGGAGCATCAAGAGTCCAAGCTGCAGGAAGAACAACCTCAGGACTGGGTACACACCATCTCGGTTCCCAAGCTAGCACCACTTGACCAAGCTTGAAGAAGACCCTTatcttttttaatgtattttgtagTGTGTAGTACTTTGTTTAAACTGCTGTAGTTGGCAGATTGTAGGTGGCAGGGACCACTTGTATTGAATGCAGAATATTGTTTTGTGAGTGGGAAGGGACCACTTCATGTTTACTTTACTATTGAAAGCACAATTTATGGGACCACTGCTTTTTGGAACCACTTTATTCACGTGACTATTGAAATTGGTGATTTTTGGACTGTgcacaatattataatatgcaTAATGAAATCTGCTGCATTTGGTCATGACAACATCATACAATCTGGTGCATTTTGACTGATACAGGACTGCATAATACAGGACTGCATAAAATCTGGTCACGACAGAATTTTAAAATCTGCATAATATTGAAAATCACTTCGTTCTTAGCTGTTTTACAGTTTAAGCATATTTAAATTGGTGGTTTAGAGGTGATaccactgttcatttggtcaagaCTTACAATTTAAGCATATTTGCATTTTAAAGCATCAGATTTTGAGTTAAATTAGGAACTGGCATGGTCAATTTCTGGTGCACaatatttttaactcatttgaGACTTTGAACATGTTTAAAATGACAACATAAAGTTGTTGGACTGTTCAAAACAAATCTGCAATGTTCAAAACAACTTTGGCAAGGTCAATCAAGCCACTTTTATGCATTGTTCAGTTTCAAACCACCAAAATCAGGCCACTATTTCTGCTGCAGTGTTGAAA
It includes:
- the LOC106753680 gene encoding probably inactive leucine-rich repeat receptor-like protein kinase At2g25790 isoform X1, encoding MTFLSQFSLLFLSLFYVFTFQNILCSNLSQLRCNEKDRQILQIFKEGLINSSNNLISWSTQQDCCQWQGVYCDNTSSRVTKLDLSYQSLQGEIKLSLLELQFLYHLNLSYNYFNVISIPPIQNDVIFSSNLHYLDLSHTYISMDNFHWLSQLSSLTYLDLSNTNLGNVTDGLQSLVMLPSLSVLILSYCELNITSSLKDVNFTSLVTLDLSGNYFTSKSLQWLFNLSSGISHLDLGGIYLSGNFDLRWLSQLHSVKYLNLYGIDLHKETNWLLAMPASLSDLHLSNCQLTNISPSLKHVNLTSLVTLDLSFNNFNSELPHWLFNLSRDLSHLHLKYCSLYGEIPSSLFNYQNLEYLDLSGNMFSGSIPLNLGNLTYLVSLKIDYNSFSGTITDMHFSRLHNLKELDLSNTRFTFHFNPEWIPLFQLKILHLDDTNPGPQFPSWIYTQKSLSVLSMSSSKLSFVAEEKFCGLITGIDTVIDLSNNSISGEISNTFLNSFRIKLGHNNFTGTLPHLSPEVGYVDLSHNSFTGSVPHAWKKLEYLFFISLWNNNLFGEVLEILSCWRYLEVINLEKNEFFGVIPNNMSKYLEVVILRSNKFEGSIPSQLFLLSALIHLDLAHNKLSGSIPQITYNITDMMVDNYSTPLLAEDGNIDFYQKGQVYDRELDLDRRTIDLSANKISGEIPSELFRLIRVQTLNLSYNHLTGTIPKTIGGMKNLESLDLSNNKLFGEIPENMATLTFLSYLNLSCNNFSGQIPIGTQLQSFSVSSYDGNPELCGDPLKKCSMKKIDVNRIEQRMKEDGEFDEESLYLGMGVGFAVGFCGLFGSLLSFRKWRHKYYRLLNRMYDQLYVTYMLKFNNFLNREALQ
- the LOC106753680 gene encoding receptor like protein 3-like isoform X4; translated protein: MTFLSQFSLLFLSLFYVFTFQNILCSNLSQLRCNEKDRQILQIFKEGLINSSNNLISWSTQQDCCQWQGVYCDNTSSRVTKLDLSYQSLQGSIPQITYNITDMMVDNYSTPLLAEDGNIDFYQKGQVYDRELDLDRRTIDLSANKISGEIPSELFRLIRVQTLNLSYNHLTGTIPKTIGGMKNLESLDLSNNKLFGEIPENMATLTFLSYLNLSCNNFSGQIPIGTQLQSFSVSSYDGNPELCGDPLKKCSMKKIDVNRIEQRMKEDGEFDEESLYLGMGVGFAVGFCGLFGSLLSFRKWRHKYYRLLNRMYDQLYVTYMLKFNNFLNREALQ
- the LOC106753680 gene encoding polygalacturonase inhibitor-like isoform X2: MTFLSQFSLLFLSLFYVFTFQNILCSNLSQLRCNEKDRQILQIFKEGLINSSNNLISWSTQQDCCQWQGVYCDNTSSRVTKLDLSYQSLQGSVPHAWKKLEYLFFISLWNNNLFGEVLEILSCWRYLEVINLEKNEFFGVIPNNMSKYLEVVILRSNKFEGSIPSQLFLLSALIHLDLAHNKLSGSIPQITYNITDMMVDNYSTPLLAEDGNIDFYQKGQVYDRELDLDRRTIDLSANKISGEIPSELFRLIRVQTLNLSYNHLTGTIPKTIGGMKNLESLDLSNNKLFGEIPENMATLTFLSYLNLSCNNFSGQIPIGTQLQSFSVSSYDGNPELCGDPLKKCSMKKIDVNRIEQRMKEDGEFDEESLYLGMGVGFAVGFCGLFGSLLSFRKWRHKYYRLLNRMYDQLYVTYMLKFNNFLNREALQ
- the LOC106753680 gene encoding probable LRR receptor-like serine/threonine-protein kinase At4g36180 isoform X3, translating into MSSSKLSFVAEEKFCGLITGIDTVIDLSNNSISGEISNTFLNSFRIKLGHNNFTGTLPHLSPEVGYVDLSHNSFTGSVPHAWKKLEYLFFISLWNNNLFGEVLEILSCWRYLEVINLEKNEFFGVIPNNMSKYLEVVILRSNKFEGSIPSQLFLLSALIHLDLAHNKLSGSIPQITYNITDMMVDNYSTPLLAEDGNIDFYQKGQVYDRELDLDRRTIDLSANKISGEIPSELFRLIRVQTLNLSYNHLTGTIPKTIGGMKNLESLDLSNNKLFGEIPENMATLTFLSYLNLSCNNFSGQIPIGTQLQSFSVSSYDGNPELCGDPLKKCSMKKIDVNRIEQRMKEDGEFDEESLYLGMGVGFAVGFCGLFGSLLSFRKWRHKYYRLLNRMYDQLYVTYMLKFNNFLNREALQ
- the LOC111241085 gene encoding uncharacterized protein LOC111241085; protein product: MWPTSENTPLLLPPIYKTPPGRPKKLRRREADEPVRHTKLSKKQAIMKCSSCKEYGHNVRSCKRKNRYKNTRGNSSLGGSGSRPRYEVEAPPSSSQGAAAEATSTAHSGASRVQAAGRTTSGLGTHHLGSQASTT